One segment of Phycisphaerae bacterium DNA contains the following:
- a CDS encoding DUF1501 domain-containing protein codes for MTAERDLTCQWAGADRDLSGAGRLSRREVVCRGLWGATGLLMANRLGLAAPTSQPAAGGATGLKGKAKAVIQIWMWGGPAHLDTFDPKPDAGNDYCGPLAKPIATNVDGIMIGELLPLLAKQADKYSIIRSMTHGQNGHETAAYLVQTGRSPGDGMVYPSVGAVVSLFKGYEAGYQGLIPPYIVLTELQGRFSECGFLGSRCKPFATGGDPAQTRFAVEGVVAQGISDQRQRDRRDLLHKLNTLEHVMVGNAQLLALAQCEKQAYDLILGDAGKVFDLSQEKDELRDRYGRNTFGQSCLAARRLVERGVPYVTINYKGWDTHKQHFQTMRRRLPEMDKAMATLLQDLSERGLLDTTIVWWSGEFGRTPKVQWEPPWNGGRGHFGAVFSAVVAGGGFKGGHVVGASDEKGEKVATRPVYPCDLIGSLYALLGIDPDGALPHPEGKTVRITPSAAEGVSMGGRLKEIM; via the coding sequence ATGACTGCAGAACGAGACCTGACTTGCCAGTGGGCCGGCGCGGACCGGGACCTGAGCGGAGCCGGCCGGCTCTCCAGGCGTGAGGTCGTGTGCCGGGGTCTCTGGGGTGCAACGGGCTTGCTGATGGCCAACCGTCTGGGCCTGGCTGCGCCGACGAGTCAACCCGCCGCTGGGGGTGCGACCGGGCTGAAAGGCAAGGCCAAGGCGGTCATCCAGATCTGGATGTGGGGCGGACCGGCGCACCTGGACACTTTCGATCCCAAGCCGGACGCGGGCAACGACTACTGCGGTCCGCTCGCCAAGCCGATTGCCACGAACGTCGACGGCATCATGATTGGAGAACTCCTGCCCCTGCTGGCCAAGCAGGCCGACAAGTACTCCATCATTCGGAGCATGACCCACGGCCAGAACGGGCACGAGACGGCGGCCTACCTGGTCCAGACGGGGAGGAGCCCGGGCGACGGGATGGTCTATCCGTCGGTGGGGGCGGTGGTATCCCTGTTTAAAGGCTATGAGGCCGGGTATCAGGGCTTGATCCCCCCCTATATCGTATTGACCGAGCTGCAGGGCCGCTTCTCGGAGTGCGGTTTCCTGGGTTCGCGCTGCAAGCCGTTTGCCACGGGCGGTGATCCGGCCCAGACCCGCTTCGCCGTGGAGGGCGTTGTTGCCCAGGGTATCTCTGACCAGCGACAGCGGGACCGTCGAGACCTGCTGCACAAGCTCAACACGTTGGAGCACGTGATGGTCGGCAATGCTCAGCTGCTGGCGTTGGCGCAGTGTGAAAAGCAGGCCTACGATCTCATTCTCGGCGATGCGGGCAAGGTCTTCGATCTCTCTCAGGAGAAGGATGAGCTGAGAGATCGCTATGGTCGCAACACCTTCGGGCAGTCCTGCCTGGCGGCCCGGCGTCTGGTCGAGCGCGGCGTCCCCTACGTCACTATCAACTACAAAGGCTGGGACACACACAAGCAGCATTTCCAGACCATGCGCCGCAGGCTGCCGGAAATGGACAAGGCCATGGCGACCCTGCTGCAGGATTTGTCCGAACGTGGCCTGCTGGACACGACCATCGTCTGGTGGAGCGGCGAGTTCGGGCGTACGCCCAAGGTTCAGTGGGAACCGCCCTGGAATGGCGGACGCGGGCATTTCGGTGCCGTGTTCTCGGCGGTCGTCGCCGGCGGTGGATTCAAGGGGGGCCACGTGGTTGGCGCGTCGGACGAGAAGGGAGAGAAGGTCGCCACGCGGCCGGTGTATCCTTGCGACCTCATTGGCAGCCTGTACGCGTTGCTGGGCATTGATCCGGACGGGGCTCTGCCGCATCCGGAGGGGAAGACGGTTCGCATCACCCCTTCGGCCGCCGAAGGGGTGAGCATGGGTGGCCGTTTGAAGGAGATCATGTAG